One Papaver somniferum cultivar HN1 chromosome 10, ASM357369v1, whole genome shotgun sequence genomic window carries:
- the LOC113316249 gene encoding uncharacterized protein LOC113316249: MKYNDLCVGNTFKSKGELKLILAIAKVERTFEYKDFKSDSQRFIAKCKDKTCEWRLLEVPLDSCGWWKLTVANDVHTCETNKRTDLELRTKAADTGIAELFKKKFKELDAAFTPKQLVKDIKRDYGVVINYWKEYNACKPGIELIKGSPDESYQHLVGYIHMLGARNKGFKNCFRPAFAVDGTHLTGPRQGVLLSTVGMHPDESIYPIAFVVVDSENNESWEWFMRKLVGVLCDKYAMNEDVVVATDRNPSIGRAIRLAFPCANQYTASTIFQTYHNATASVAFTRAAKAFSNDDYELAMRDLGLVIPAALKSVVDLGTEMWARVKARTSRFTLMTTNACETFNSRITDVKGLPICHLVYYIRRFLMEWFCERRQLARDRQDPLSQHARDIIKERWAVTKRFVAFHVDGDEYEVEEGYYEEQHTVYLD; the protein is encoded by the exons ATGAAGTACAATGATCTATGTGTGGGTAACACTTTCAAAAGCAAGGGGGAGCTGAAACTTATACTTGCAATAGCCAAAGTAGAAAGAACTTTTGAGTACAAAGATTTTAAATCCGACAGCCAGAGGTTTATTgccaaatgcaaagacaagacatGCGAGTGGCGTCTGCTAGAAGTTCCCTTAGATTCTTGTGGGTGGTGGAAACTCACAGTTGCAAACGATGTGCATACTTGTGAAACCAACAAAAGGACTGACCTTGAATTAAGAACCAAAGCGGCCGATACTGGAATTGCAGAGCTTTTCAAGAAAAAATTCAAAGAACTGGATGCGGCATTTACGCCCAAACAACTGGTTAAGGACATAAAAAGGGATTATGGAGTGGTTATCAATTACTGGAAGGAATACAACGCTTGCAAGCCTGGTATTGAGCTGATCAAAGGTAGCCCTGATGAATCGTACCAACACCTCGTTGGTTATATTCACATGCTTGGTGCTCGTAACAAGG GATTCAAAAACTGTTTCAGACCCGCATTTGCGGTTGATGGTACACATCTTACAGGGCCACGCCAAGGAGTTCTACTGTCGACCGTTGGAATGCATCCCGACGAGTCGATCTATCcaattgcttttgttgttgttgattcagaGAATAATGAATCTTGGGAATGGTTTATGAGAAAGTTAGTCGGAGTACTTTGCGATAAGTATGCTAtgaatgaagatgttgttgtggcaACAGACAGGAACCCATCGATCGGTAGAGCCATAAGGTTGGCATTTCCTTGTGCTAATCAGTATACTGCATCCACCATCTTTCAG ACCTACCACAACGCCACGGCTTCGGTGGCATTTACAAGAGCTGCAAAAGCGTTTAGCAATGATGACTATGAACTTGCTATGAGAGACCTAGGTTTAGTGATCCCCGCTGCTTTAAAATCTGTAGTGGATCTTGGAACGGAAATGTGGGCCAGGGTGAAGGCTAGAACAAGTCGTTTTACTCTCATGACTACAAACGCCTGTGAAACTTTCAATTCAAGAATAACTGATGTTAAAGGTCTTCCAATCTGCCATTTAGTCTATTACATTCGCAGGTTCCTTATGGAATGGTTCTGCGAACGTAGACAACTAGCTCGTGATCGGCAAGATCCTTTGAGTCAACATGCACGGGATATAATCAAAGAAAGGTGGGCTGTGACAAAAAGGTTTGTGGCTTTCCATGTCGATGGGGACGAATACGAAGTGGAAGAGGGTTACTATGAAGAGCAGCACACCGTCTATCTTGACTGA
- the LOC113316250 gene encoding uncharacterized protein LOC113316250, producing MNEDEQRELRRALKISQWEDQRQEDELQRRVNLTRDEEERRRPGEGRLSVIRGRHHEEDGGNLNQKVLNELRDMRALINNLRRGGRVQLAEAIEEADKSLFTYEIMHTDIPEKCVLPMLASIFIGSESAVQYLKQYTLSLMQWGRNDAVLCRYFTASLTGEALTWFDGLPENSISSFKDFQWIFLTTYIRNNLLRPGIKTMFNLRRRPTESLRGLVTRWRTVCSELAGRVDEKNFILAFMNALIPTDLLYTQIFIIRNSITMNELREYQEEYIALEENQRQVSEMTLAPAK from the coding sequence atgaATGAAGACGAACAAAGAGAATTGAGAAGAGCATTGAAGATATCACAATGGGAAGATCAGAGGCAGGAGGACGAACTGCAACGTCGGGTGAACCTTACTCGAGACGAGGAGGAAAGGCGACGACCAGGCGAAGGGAGGCTTAGCGTGATAAGAGGTCGTCACCATGAGGAGGATGGAGGAAACCTGAACCAAAAAGTCCTGAACGAGTTGAGAGACATGAGGGCTTTAATTAATAACTTACGAAGAGGTGGAAGAGTACAGTTAGCAGAAGCAATAGAGGAAGCAGATAAGTCGCTATTCACCTATGAGATCATGCATACGGACATCCCGGAGAAATGCGTATTACCAATGCTTGCAAGCATATTCATTGGATCGGAAAGTGCAGTGCAATACTTGAAACAATATACCCTTTCGCTGATGCAATGGGGCCGAAATGATGCAGTACTTTGTCGATATTTCACCgcgagcttaacaggggaggcattAACCTGGTTCGATGGACTCCCGGAAAATTCAATATCATCATTCAAAGATTTTCAGTGGATATTCTTGACGACGTACATAAGAAACAACTTGTTGAGACCAGGGATAAAGACAATGTTCAACTTGAGGAGAAGGCCAACAGAAAGCTTGCGGGGGTTGGTCACGAGATGGAGAACAGTGTGCAGCGAGTTAGCCGGGAGAGTTGATGAAAAAAACTTCATCTTAGCCTTCATGAATGCTTTGATCCCAACGGACCTGCTGTACACACAGATATTCATTATTCGAAACTCGATAACGATGAATGAGCTGAGGGAGTACCAGGAGGAATACATAGCGTTGGAGGAAAACCAGAGGCAGGTCAGCGAAATGACGTTGGCCCCAGCGAAATAA
- the LOC113319174 gene encoding uncharacterized protein LOC113319174, giving the protein MDTNIQQPDDTSNAINNQNSTRGKEGFVWRREKKSELSKEEKKMEEERTKDNFDSLDDIVKIGFTLAAMAFFGITLTNLRSVDGRDECDVGPDVVKIILETGGDALMFLSSSAFSAIITKFIAKGFKHKKKDKIKNMVLKFGKCISVGLAATGCILLAIYLGYVFEVKFGKKGCIGLTTRMANGFLPWGVLGGSVVFCSALFDTLMG; this is encoded by the exons ATGGATACAAATATTCAGCAACCGGATGATACCAGCAATGCTATCAATAATCAAAATTCAACAAGGGGAAAAGAAGGTTTCGTTTGGCGTCGAGAAAAAAAATCGGAATT gagcaaagaagaaaagaagatggAGGAGGAACGCACGAAGGACAACTTTGATAGCTTGGATGACATAGTAAAGATTGGATTCACTCTAGCAGCAATGGCGTTTTTTGGTATCACGCTAACCAATTTAAGAAGTGTCGACGGGAGGGACGAGTGCGATGTTGGTCCAGATGTGGTCAAGATAATACTCGAGACGGGAGGTGATGCACTcatgtttctttcttcttccgcATTTTCTGCCATCATTACCAAATTTATAGCCAAAGGTTTCAAACacaagaagaaggacaaaatCAAGAACATGGTGCTCAAGTTTGGCAAATGCATTTCTGTTGGACTTGCTGCTACAGGATGTATTCTGTTAGCCATATATTTAGGGTACGTGTTTGAGGTGAAATTTGGAAAGAAAGGTTGTATTGGATTGACAACCAGAATGGCAAATGGGTTTCTGCCGTGGGGAGTTTTAGGCGGTTCTGTAGTGTTCTGCTCAGCCCTATTTGATACTTTGATGGGTTAG